A region from the Ichthyobacterium seriolicida genome encodes:
- the rpsO gene encoding 30S ribosomal protein S15, with product MYLTKENKQSIFSEYGKSKEDTGSTEGQVALFTTRIKHLTEHLKKNKKDYNTQYSLISMVGKRKKMLKYLQNKDIERYRSVIKKLGLRK from the coding sequence ATGTACTTAACAAAAGAAAATAAGCAATCTATCTTTTCTGAATACGGCAAATCTAAAGAGGATACTGGTTCTACAGAAGGACAGGTGGCCTTGTTTACGACTAGGATAAAGCATTTAACAGAGCATCTAAAGAAGAACAAAAAGGATTATAACACACAGTATTCCTTGATATCAATGGTTGGAAAGAGAAAGAAAATGCTTAAGTATCTTCAAAATAAAGATATAGAGAGGTATCGTAGTGTTATCAAGAAATTAGGTTTGAGGAAATAA
- a CDS encoding polyribonucleotide nucleotidyltransferase: MKIPQITKETINLVDGRTISLETGKLARQADGAVVVSMGGTMLLATVVASKTAKEGADFFPLTVDYREKFFASGKIPKGYVKREARPSDDEVLTMRLVDRVLRPLFPKDYYCEVQVMIQLISYEEGVLPDALVGLAASAAISVSDIPFEGPISEVRVARIDGEFVINPTKEQLKSSDMDMIIGASQDSIVMLEGEMGEVSERDMIEGMKVAHEAIKEQIKAQLNLVSKLGLSDKKREYSRVILDKDLYDIVNERSYDKCVEILKSKFEKRVRNEKFESLLQDIILDFDRRDEGFDLDLVKGYFNDVKKKAVRNMTLNEGIRIDGRSHTDIRDIWCEVDYLPFSHGSAIFTRGETQSLTSVTLGNNLDANRKDGVTNKSEEKFFLHYNFPPFSTGEVKPIRGVSRREIGHGNLAERALKGMIPHDCPYTVRVVSDILESNGSSSMATVCAGTMALMDAGVKMKKHVSGIAMGLIIDENNSENFAVLSDILGDEDHLGDMDFKVTGTKDGLTSCQMDMKVKGLSYEILEKALTQAKEGRMHILNKLIEAIPHEREALKPHCPKIVVIEISKEFIGAVIGPGGKVIQEMQLNTGVTISIEEKNEKGIIEIIGVNQEGIDKAVKEIEAITFVPEIGEVYNGIVKSVVSFGAFIEIAKGHQALLHISEIAWSMVEKVEDHLTEGQQLEVKLVGKDPKTGKFRLSRKVLIEKPVQQ; encoded by the coding sequence ATGAAAATTCCGCAAATAACTAAAGAGACTATTAATTTAGTCGATGGAAGAACTATTTCTTTGGAGACAGGCAAATTAGCTAGACAAGCTGATGGAGCCGTTGTTGTGAGTATGGGAGGAACCATGCTACTAGCTACAGTTGTAGCTTCTAAAACAGCTAAGGAGGGGGCTGATTTTTTCCCTCTAACAGTAGATTATAGAGAGAAGTTTTTTGCATCTGGAAAAATACCTAAGGGTTACGTAAAGCGTGAGGCTAGACCTAGTGATGATGAGGTTTTGACCATGCGTTTGGTCGACAGGGTTTTAAGGCCTTTGTTTCCTAAAGATTATTACTGTGAGGTTCAGGTGATGATTCAGTTAATATCATACGAAGAGGGGGTACTGCCTGATGCTTTGGTAGGATTAGCTGCATCTGCTGCCATATCTGTTTCGGATATACCTTTTGAAGGACCTATTTCCGAAGTGCGTGTGGCGCGAATAGATGGGGAATTTGTTATAAATCCTACAAAGGAGCAGTTGAAAAGTTCTGATATGGATATGATCATCGGAGCTTCTCAAGATTCTATAGTCATGTTAGAAGGAGAGATGGGTGAGGTATCTGAGAGGGATATGATCGAAGGTATGAAGGTAGCTCATGAGGCTATTAAAGAACAAATTAAAGCTCAGCTAAACTTGGTTTCCAAACTTGGATTGAGCGATAAAAAAAGAGAGTATTCTCGTGTAATATTAGACAAAGATCTATACGATATAGTAAATGAACGCTCTTATGATAAGTGTGTAGAAATATTGAAATCTAAGTTTGAAAAGCGTGTTAGAAATGAGAAATTCGAAAGTCTCTTACAAGATATAATATTAGATTTTGATCGTAGAGACGAAGGTTTTGATCTTGATTTAGTCAAGGGGTATTTCAATGATGTCAAAAAAAAGGCTGTTAGAAATATGACTTTAAACGAAGGGATACGCATAGATGGTAGGAGTCATACTGATATTCGTGATATATGGTGTGAGGTAGATTATTTGCCATTTAGTCATGGTTCAGCTATTTTCACAAGAGGAGAGACACAATCATTAACATCTGTTACTCTAGGTAATAATTTAGATGCTAATAGAAAGGATGGTGTAACTAATAAAAGTGAAGAGAAGTTTTTCTTACACTATAATTTCCCTCCTTTTTCTACGGGAGAGGTCAAACCTATAAGGGGTGTTTCTCGTAGAGAGATAGGTCATGGTAATTTGGCCGAGAGGGCTTTAAAAGGAATGATTCCTCATGATTGTCCTTATACGGTTAGAGTGGTTTCTGACATATTAGAATCTAATGGATCTTCTTCTATGGCTACTGTATGTGCTGGAACTATGGCTCTTATGGATGCTGGTGTTAAAATGAAAAAACACGTTTCGGGCATAGCTATGGGCTTGATTATAGATGAAAACAACAGTGAGAACTTTGCTGTTTTATCTGATATATTGGGTGATGAAGATCACTTAGGAGATATGGATTTTAAAGTTACAGGCACCAAGGACGGATTGACTTCTTGTCAGATGGATATGAAGGTGAAAGGGTTGTCTTATGAGATTTTGGAGAAGGCTTTGACTCAAGCCAAAGAGGGGCGTATGCATATTTTGAACAAATTGATTGAAGCTATACCTCATGAGAGAGAGGCTTTAAAACCTCATTGTCCTAAAATAGTTGTGATTGAAATATCTAAAGAATTCATAGGAGCTGTCATAGGTCCTGGAGGTAAGGTGATACAAGAGATGCAGCTCAATACGGGAGTAACTATTTCTATAGAAGAAAAAAATGAAAAAGGTATAATCGAAATAATAGGTGTGAATCAGGAGGGGATAGACAAAGCGGTTAAGGAGATAGAAGCTATTACTTTTGTTCCTGAGATAGGTGAAGTATACAATGGTATAGTAAAATCTGTGGTTTCTTTTGGTGCATTTATAGAGATAGCTAAAGGTCATCAGGCTCTACTTCACATATCTGAAATAGCTTGGTCCATGGTAGAAAAGGTTGAGGATCATTTAACTGAAGGGCAACAATTAGAGGTCAAGTTAGTTGGTAAAGATCCAAAGACAGGTAAGTTTCGCCTATCTAGAAAAGTACTTATAGAAAAGCCCGTTCAACAATAG
- a CDS encoding NUDIX hydrolase has product MKEQEYVEVSDENGVYTGQKVLKSEAHRLGLWHTCVHVWLYNSNGGVLFQKRSSTKDTSPNLWDASVSGHISYGETPIQAALRELYEEIGVRSKESDIVLFFTGKKQKHNIEKNIIDNELYYVFGLETSLGEESFKLQEEEVVGVRYININEISSLLKKEKNTFVGGEQYYDKVISAISNKLS; this is encoded by the coding sequence GTGAAAGAGCAAGAGTATGTAGAAGTCTCAGATGAAAATGGGGTATATACAGGTCAAAAAGTTCTAAAGAGTGAGGCGCATAGACTGGGTTTGTGGCATACTTGTGTGCACGTGTGGTTGTATAATTCCAATGGAGGTGTGCTCTTTCAGAAGAGGTCGTCTACTAAGGATACTTCTCCTAATCTATGGGATGCGTCTGTTTCGGGGCATATATCTTATGGAGAGACTCCTATTCAGGCTGCTCTTAGAGAGCTATATGAAGAGATAGGAGTGAGGTCTAAGGAAAGTGACATCGTTTTATTTTTTACAGGAAAAAAACAAAAACATAATATTGAAAAAAATATTATAGATAATGAATTATATTACGTGTTTGGATTAGAGACATCTCTAGGGGAGGAGAGTTTTAAGTTACAAGAGGAAGAGGTAGTAGGTGTGAGATATATAAACATCAATGAAATAAGTTCATTGTTAAAAAAAGAAAAAAATACATTTGTAGGTGGAGAGCAGTATTACGATAAGGTAATATCTGCTATTTCGAATAAATTATCATGA
- the asnS gene encoding asparagine--tRNA ligase — MNRLRISEILESKADLLNKEVLVRAWVRTFRNDKFITLNDGSTIDNIQVVVDGEADYKEILKKISPGASIEVKGLLIPSQGKGQDVEMKADSVVVLGESNANEYLLQSKRHSLDFLRSNLHLRMKTNTFGAVMRVRHTLSYAVHKYFHTKGFYYLHTPIITSSDCEGAGEMFNVSTFSPNKAPVDEQGEVDYKKDFFGKKTSLTVSGQLQAEIGAMALGQVYTFGPTFRSENSNTSRHLSEFWMIEPEVAFNDLTDNMDLAEDFIKYVIRYTVENCQKDIEFLDKRHSDEQKSLSKERRGKLGLIESLNYVLDKKFIRVSYTEAIDILLKSSPNKKKKFNYLIDKWGVDLQSEHERFLVEQHFDSPVAVYDYPKDIKAFYMRLNDDKKTVRAMDILFPGIGEMVGGSQREERLDLLIDAMKSFGISQKELWWYLDTRKFGTVVHSGFGLGFDRLVSFVTGMSNIRDVIPFPRTPKNADF, encoded by the coding sequence ATGAATCGTTTAAGAATTTCGGAGATTTTAGAATCTAAGGCGGACTTATTGAATAAAGAGGTTCTTGTAAGAGCATGGGTCAGGACATTTAGAAATGACAAGTTTATAACACTAAATGACGGGTCGACCATAGACAATATACAAGTAGTAGTAGATGGCGAGGCAGATTATAAAGAAATTTTAAAAAAGATTAGCCCTGGCGCTTCCATTGAAGTAAAGGGGCTTTTGATACCTAGTCAAGGTAAGGGGCAGGATGTGGAAATGAAGGCTGATAGCGTAGTTGTGTTAGGAGAGTCTAATGCCAATGAGTATCTTTTACAGTCCAAGAGACATTCTCTAGATTTTTTGAGATCCAATTTGCATTTGCGAATGAAGACAAACACCTTTGGTGCTGTCATGAGAGTTAGACACACTCTTTCTTATGCCGTACATAAGTACTTTCACACCAAGGGATTTTATTATTTACACACTCCTATAATCACATCTTCTGACTGTGAGGGAGCTGGTGAGATGTTTAATGTTTCTACTTTTTCTCCTAACAAAGCGCCTGTAGATGAGCAGGGTGAGGTGGATTATAAAAAGGATTTTTTCGGTAAAAAGACCAGTTTGACTGTGTCGGGTCAGTTACAAGCTGAAATTGGAGCTATGGCTTTGGGGCAGGTATATACTTTTGGTCCTACGTTTAGGTCTGAAAATTCTAATACTTCTCGTCATTTATCGGAGTTTTGGATGATAGAGCCCGAAGTGGCTTTTAACGATTTGACTGATAATATGGATTTGGCAGAGGATTTTATAAAGTATGTTATAAGATATACTGTAGAGAATTGTCAAAAAGATATAGAGTTTTTAGATAAGAGACATAGCGATGAACAGAAATCTCTCTCCAAAGAGAGGCGGGGTAAATTAGGGTTGATAGAATCTTTGAATTACGTTTTAGATAAAAAATTCATCAGGGTTAGTTATACTGAGGCCATTGATATTTTATTGAAATCTTCTCCTAATAAGAAGAAAAAGTTCAATTACTTAATTGACAAATGGGGTGTAGATTTACAGAGTGAGCACGAGCGTTTTCTAGTTGAACAACATTTTGATTCGCCCGTGGCAGTATACGATTATCCAAAGGATATAAAGGCTTTTTATATGCGTCTAAACGATGATAAAAAAACTGTTAGAGCCATGGATATTTTATTTCCAGGTATTGGGGAGATGGTTGGAGGCTCTCAACGAGAAGAGAGATTAGATCTATTGATAGATGCTATGAAATCTTTTGGTATAAGCCAAAAAGAGTTGTGGTGGTATTTAGATACTAGAAAATTTGGCACTGTCGTTCACAGTGGTTTTGGTTTGGGTTTTGACAGATTGGTTTCTTTTGTGACGGGCATGTCTAATATAAGGGATGTCATACCATTTCCAAGAACACCGAAAAACGCTGATTTTTAA